Proteins encoded by one window of Conger conger chromosome 1, fConCon1.1, whole genome shotgun sequence:
- the LOC133139218 gene encoding free fatty acid receptor 2-like, giving the protein MANHVVILSVYILTFLIGLPANILSLCAFSVNVRSKATPTNILLLNLTVSDLLFLLFLPLKMHEAASGMRWDLPYFLCSVTSFFFFSTIYTSSLLLMAVSVDRYLGVAFPIRYKLLRKPVYGALGGAFAFLLGSANCSFIFLTQHLLPGNTPGNTSVCYDNFTPRQLEVLLPVRLYFFFVLFLVALLVSTFCYLSCIRLLYARPRICSRKRQKAVGMALGTLLVFVVCFLPYNLSHLLGYLQGDSPSWRYYTLLLSTANTCLDPIIFYFSSSTFQATIKHSLYRLMGRRHQPKANEGSNLSKGG; this is encoded by the coding sequence ATGGCGAACCATGTGGTGATACTGTCCGTCTACATCCTGACGTTCCTGATTGGCCTTCCTGCCAACATCCTGTCCCTCTGCGCCTTCAGCGTTAACGTCCGGAGCAAGGCCACGCCCACCAACATCCTGCTGCTCAACCTGACGGTGTCagacctcctcttcctcctcttcctacCGCTGAAGATGCACGAGGCCGCATCTGGCATGCGCTGGGACCTGCCCTACTTCCTGTGCAGCGTcacttccttcttcttcttctccaccATCTACACCAGCTCCCTCCTGCTGATGGCCGTCAGTGTGGACCGCTACCTGGGCGTGGCCTTCCCCATCCGCTACAAGCTGCTGCGCAAGCCCGTCTATGGTGCGTTGGGCGGCGCCTTCGCCTTTCTCCTTGGCTCCGCCAATTGCAGCTTCATCTTCTTAACGCAACACCTACTGCCAGGCAACACGCCAGGCAACACCTCCGTCTGCTACGACAACTTCACGCCGAGACAGCTGGAGGTCCTGCTCCCTGTGCGGCTTTATTTCTTCTTCGTCCTCTTCCTCGTCGCGCTCCTGGTCAGCACCTTCTGCTACCTGAGCTGCATCCGTCTCCTGTACGCCCGGCCACGCATCTGCAGCAGGAAGCGGCAGAAGGCCGTGGGCATGGCCCTGGGCACgctgctggtgtttgtggtCTGTTTCCTGCCCTACAACCTCTCCCACCTGCTGGGCTACCTGCAGGGAGACAGCCCCTCCTGGAGGTACTACACCCTTCTCCTCAGCACCGCAAACACCTGCCTGGACCCCATCATCTTCtacttctcctcctccaccttccAGGCCACCATAAAGCACTCCCTCTACAGGCTGATGGGGCGCCGGCACCAGCCCAAAGCCAACGAAGGATCTAATCTCAGCAAAGGTGGCTGA